CCTCGACCCGGCGACGTGGCAGCGTCTGGCCGACACCGTCGACCTGATCGTCGACCCGGCCGCGTTGGTCAACCACGTGCTGCCCTACCGGGAGTTGTTCGGGCCCAACGCTGTCGGTACCGCCGAGCTCATCCGGATCGCACTCACCACGAAGCAGAAGCCATTCGTCTACGTGTCGACGATCGGTGTCGGTGCGGGGATCGCGCCGGGACGCTTCGTCGAGGACGGCGACATCCGCGAGATCAGCGCGACCCGGGCAGTGGACGACTCGTACGCCAACGGTTACGGCAACAGCAAGTGGGCCGGCGAGGTGCTGCTGCGCGAGGCCAACGACCTGTGCGGCCTACCGGTCTCGGTGTTCCGCTGCGACATGATCCTCGCCGACACCACCTATGGCGGCCAGCTCAACCTGCCCGACATGTTCACCCGGATGATGCTGAGCCTGGTGGCCACCGGCATCGCCCCGGCGTCGTTCTACGAACTCGACGCCGACGGCAACCGTCAGCGCGCGCACTATGACGGCCTGCCGGTGGAGTTCATCGCCGAGGCGATCTCCACATTGGGTGCGCACGTGACCCAGGGGTTCGAGACCTACCACGTCATGAATCCCTACGATGACGGCCTCGGGCTCGACGAATTCGTCGACTGGCTGATCGACGCGGGCTACCCGATCCAGCGGATCGCGGACTACGGCGACTGGCTGCAGCGGTTCGAAACGGCGATGCGGGCGCTGCCCGACCGGCAGCGTCAGTACTCGCTGCTGCCGCTGCTGCACAACTACCAGCACCCGGAACGGCCGGTCCGCGGATCGATCGCTCCGACCGAGCGGTTCCGCGCCGCGGTCCAGGACGCGAAGATCGGCCCGGACAAGGACATTCCGCACGTGTCGGCGGAGGTCATCGTCAAGTACATCACCGACTTGCAGCTGCTCGGTCTGCTGTAAGCGGGGCGGCATCCGGCACCAGGGTCGTCGATCGACGATCCTGGTGTCGTTTCGGTTGCAAAGACCCTTACCCGACGGACACCCGCCTGCGCGGGTACTATCCGCTGAGGCTTCCAGCCCTCGGGGGGCAGGCTGCGGCCGGTTCGGGAGCATATGCACAAGCACGTGGGCATGGCCGCGTGGGTTCGGCGGTGGTGGGACCAACCCGGCCAGTACGACTGGTTGTCCGAGTATCTTGCGTCGCGCGACCTGCTGCGCTTCAGCCGAATTCTGATCGTGTCGGTCGTCGTCGTCCTCGGGGTCATCCCCTTGGTGATGTTGTTCAGCCCGTCGGGTCCGCAGGGTGAGGTGCACCGGACTGCCGCGGTCGTGATGTCGGCGTTGTCGTTCGGCGGGGCGGCCACCTGGGTGGTCGGCTGGCCGAGCCGCCGTCAATCCGCGCTGTTCGCCGTCGGCGCCAACGTGGGTGTGACCCTGGCGTGCCTGATCGCCGGGACGCCGGCCACGGGCTTGTTGGCGTGTGCCACCTTCGCTCCCATCGCCGGATACGTCGGGCTGTACCACTCCGGTCGACTGCTGGCGGCGACGCTGCTGAACGCGGTCGTCACCACCGTCCTGGCCGGGGCACGGATCGCCGCGGGCGGTGACACCGCGATGGCGATCGGCCATGTCCTCGGTGTGCTGATCGCGGTGCTGGCTGTGCCGTTCGGAAGTCAATTGCTCCTGCATCTGCTGAGCCTGGACGCGAGGATGTCGAACACCGATCCGCTCACCGGGCTGCGCAACCGTCGCGGGTACGACGAGTCAGCGCTGAAGCTGATCGTCGCCGCGGACAGGGCGCAGTCGCAGTGGCTGGCCGTGATTCTGGTGGATCTGGACGGGTTCAAACAGATCAACGACGCCCATGGCCACGGCTACGGCGACGTGGTCCTGGTCGCCGTAGCGGACAACCTGCGCCGCGCCAGCGCCATGAATTCGGTGGTGGCCCGTCTCGGCGGTGAAGAGTTCCTCATTGCCGAATTGATCGAGCCGGACGACGCCGAACGCACCGCCGAACGCATCCGCAAGGCCGTCGCGACCGCGCCCGGCGGAGTGACCGCCAGCGTCGGAGTCGCATCGATCGCACTGAGCGATATCGGCAGCGGCGCGATTGCGACGCTCTCCGGGCTGGTGGACGCAGCCGATGCCGCTATGTACGACGCCAAGCGGGCGGGCGGAAACCAAATCCGCCACCGGGCCGCGACGAGCACCGCGTAGTCCGATCGGACGCGGGCCCCGAAGGTCAGACGAGCGCGATCGCCAACAGCACGACCGCGACCAACGGGAACGCCCCCTGGGTGATCGCGGCCCGCGCCTTGTCCGGGGCCGACGCCAGCAGCACTGCCGCCGCCGCGAGCATGGAACCGACACCCGCGAACACCAGGGCAGCGCCGATCCCGGTGTGCCCCAAGGTGATTGCGACGATACCCACGATGCTGACGATCGCCAGGAACAGGTTGTAGAAACCCTGGTTGAGCGCCATCAGTTTGGTGGTCTCGGCTTCCTCGGCGGTGGTGCCGAACGTCTTGCGGGTGCGCGGCGACGTCCAGGTCAACGACTCCATCGTGAAGATGTAGACGTGCAGCAGCGCGGCGAGGCCGGCGAAAACCAAGGCGGCGATGATCATCGGCGCTCCCATCACTCGAATAGGCCGGACTGGCCGAGCCCACTGGCCCGCGGCGGCGCAACCATAC
This is a stretch of genomic DNA from Mycobacterium sp. ELW1. It encodes these proteins:
- a CDS encoding GGDEF domain-containing protein → MAAWVRRWWDQPGQYDWLSEYLASRDLLRFSRILIVSVVVVLGVIPLVMLFSPSGPQGEVHRTAAVVMSALSFGGAATWVVGWPSRRQSALFAVGANVGVTLACLIAGTPATGLLACATFAPIAGYVGLYHSGRLLAATLLNAVVTTVLAGARIAAGGDTAMAIGHVLGVLIAVLAVPFGSQLLLHLLSLDARMSNTDPLTGLRNRRGYDESALKLIVAADRAQSQWLAVILVDLDGFKQINDAHGHGYGDVVLVAVADNLRRASAMNSVVARLGGEEFLIAELIEPDDAERTAERIRKAVATAPGGVTASVGVASIALSDIGSGAIATLSGLVDAADAAMYDAKRAGGNQIRHRAATSTA
- a CDS encoding DUF1304 domain-containing protein, producing MIIAALVFAGLAALLHVYIFTMESLTWTSPRTRKTFGTTAEEAETTKLMALNQGFYNLFLAIVSIVGIVAITLGHTGIGAALVFAGVGSMLAAAAVLLASAPDKARAAITQGAFPLVAVVLLAIALV